In the genome of Cryptomeria japonica chromosome 8, Sugi_1.0, whole genome shotgun sequence, one region contains:
- the LOC131857477 gene encoding secreted RxLR effector protein 161-like, which yields MKYEMKSLEKNGTWDLVLLPKGRKLVGYKWVFKKKYGPDGSTDKYKGTKLSINDSPKSLDEVEDVKWVPYASVVGSLMYSMVSTRPDIAQVVGVLSQFMANPGKLHWDDVKRVLKYFKGTTQYALCYQGNSTRSSRSISIRGYVDADWAGDIDRRRSTSGYVFTVNGGAISWISKRQSVTALSTTEAEYMASTHACQEVVWLKRLCSDVGSDVGKITILCESQSAICLAKNPTYHA from the exons atgaaataTGAAATGAAGTCATTGGAGAAAAATGGAACCTGGGATCTGGTACTCTTGCCTAAAGGTAGAAAGCTTGTGGGCTATAAGTGGGTATTTAagaagaagtatggtccagatggaagCACTGACAAGTACAAG GGAACGAAGTTGTCAATTAATGACAGTCCAAAGTCTCTAGATGAGGTTGAAGACGTGAAGTGGGTACCTTATGCGAGTGTTGTTGGCAGCCTCATGTACTCAATGGTcagtacaagaccagacattgcccaagtagtgggagtattGAGTCAGTTTATGGCAAATCCAGGCAAGCTGCATTGGGATGATGTGAAAAGAGTGCTTAAATATTTTAAGGGCACGACACAATATGCTTTGTGCTATCAAGGTAACTCAACTAGATCAAGTAGATCTATTAGCATTCGAGGTTATGTAGACGCAGATTGGGCAGGGGACATTGACagaagaagatccactagtggatatgtgttCACAGTGAATGGTGGTGCCATCAGTTGGATAAGCAAACGGCAGAGCGTAACTGCATTATCTACAACTGAGGCAGAGTACATGGCATCTACTCATGCGTGtcaagaagttgtttggcttaagcGCTTGTGTTCTGATGTTGGTTCTGATGTAGGGAAAATCACTATCTTATGTGAAAGCCAAAGTGCaatttgtttggcaaagaatcctacttacCATGCCTGA